A segment of the Zalophus californianus isolate mZalCal1 chromosome 15, mZalCal1.pri.v2, whole genome shotgun sequence genome:
GCCCTTGTGGACCTAGGGGGGATCACTTGCAACCACTTGGGCTCCCAGTGAGATTTGCGGGTTGTCACTGCAGCCTCGGTAGCCCATCTGTATCCGTGACACATTGAATAGTAGCCTCCTTGGCCTCCATTTACTTAAGCAGTGTAATCTCTCAGACTGCCTGGCTCAAACAACTTTTGAGTCCCAGAGGGACTCATGCGGGCCCTTCCTGAGCAAAATGGTACTTTTCATAGTTTTTAGTACGTCGGCAGAATGAATGGAGTAAATACATGAAAGAGTTGAGGGAATGAAATCCTCAATTCCTACTTGTAAGTCTGTTTATAGGGCTGAATAAAGTGTTTTCAAGATGTTTCCAGGCCCTTTGATCTGAGGAAGTAGCGCTGCGTCTTTACCACCAGGCTTTCTGCCCTTTTATGATCTCCCTGAACACTGCGTTTCAGGTGTGAGTGGCTGGCCCCAGGCCAGGGCTGAAAGGTCAGGCGGCAGCCTGGGGCCAAGCATGGGCACTCTGTGACCGGAGGGCTGGGTCAGGgcaagaagaggagggaagaaccAGGGCTGGGTTTTGAGCCAGTCCAATGCCTGGCCTCCCGGATGCCTGACCCCCATCCACCCACCGAGAGGGATGTGAGTTCGCCAAAGACTCCATCCCAAGTCCTATAAGGGCCTCATCAAGTGATTCCTAAGCTCTTAGGGAAGAATAAACATCCTagaacagtgaaaaaaatttaaaaataatgagaatggggaagcctgggtggctcagtcagttgggcgtgtgactcttggtgtcagctcaggtcgcgatctctgggtcatgggataaagcccctcattgggctctgcactcagcatggagtctgcttctctctctctctctccccctagcccctcctccaccccaacccccaaccccgctcaggcacactctctctctcaaataaaatcctaaaaaaaaataaaaataaaaaatgagaatgaactTGGTCATCTTATgttaaaaggttttataaaactGACCTAATTAGTATATTAGTGACACTGGAATAGAGACAATGTGAAAACCCACAAAGTCCAAACACGGGTCCAAGGATGCATATGTACACATTTGTATCATCTATGCATGATAAAAATAGAATACCAAAATAGTAGGAAAATGATGATTGCTCAGTTATTAATGATGAAGTAAATGGTTAAGCATTTAGAGGAAAAGTAAAATCAGATTCTTTTAGTTacatatacaaatcaaaatcagaagaaaatataagtgatGATTCTATAGTCTCAGAGGGGAAAAGAGATATCTAAGAATGATCTCAgagaagaaaacccaaaacaatatTATTGATACATCAGACCACACAAAAAAGGCATAAAACTTCTCTGCCAAAAAGTAAAACCCaatgtaaaatgaaaagtaaaatgttgatttatttgcaaagcacataagagaaaaaacaataaactgatgaataattaggaaaaatgggatagagaatgagaagaaaaaattcataaaagaagGAATACTGATGTCCAATAGTgttgaaacatgaaaaaatgcacAATCTTagtagtaatttaaaaaactaaattcagCAACAGTAAGTAGTCCCAAAATCTATGGGCTAGAGTTAAAGTTATATTCAAGGGACATATACTTTACTTTCattattacaaaaaaattttttaaagcatgaacTGAAAATAATCGAACCaagtattcatcttttttttttaaagattttatttgtttatttgtcagagagagagagagaaagagcacgcacaagcaaggggagcggcaggcagagggagaagccgactccccactgagcagggagcccgatgcgggactcgatcccaggaccctgggatcatgacctgagccgaaagcagatgcttaaccgactgagccacccaggcatcccagtattctttttaaaacaaaatttcaaacaataaaaagtaaaggaagGACAAAGCAAATAGACATTAAGTGaaactaatgaaatagaaaataaataaaaatgatagaaatgatAAGTTAGCCCagaaaccacatttttaaaagccaaatgagaaaaatacatcttGATAAatctatataagaaaaaaaaaaagacaaaacaccaCTATGCAccgtacagttgacctttgaaccaCACAGGTTTagactgtgtgggtccacttatatgtggattttctttttataaatacagtatagtactgtaaatgttctttctcttcctgataggttaataacatttttttttctgtagcttactTTGTTAGAAGAATATAGTGTATAATATGTGTAACAATACAAAATCGTGTGTTACTTGACCATTCATGTTATGAGTATGACTTCcggtcagcagtaggctattagtaaagttttgggaagacaaaagttatatgtggagtTTCAACTTCATGGCAGGTAGTGTCCCTAACATCTGCTATTCGAGGGTCAACTGTGTAGCCATAAGAAAGGTACTATAATCCCAGATATGAAAAAGACTAAAAGAACTTTAAAGGCAATCTATTCACTTCCTTTTAGGTGTTGATCAGGCTTAAAGGCAGCTAGGACAAAGGGACTTCGGCATCCCTCCACAGCCCTCCCTCACGTGGACTCTGTGGCTGGGGTCCGAATCCACAGCTGTGGCCCCGAGGCTGCAGCAGTGTCTAGCATcctggctggggaggaggaaagtGGCACTGCTTTTTCTCTGACCTGGAACTTAGCGCATCACCTCAGTGCATGAGTTGGGAGTGACCGGTAGCAGTGAGTGTGGTGTTAAGCCACCTCTGACGCGTCCAGCCATCCTCCACCTCTGGACTCCCCAAACCCTTACACAGTGAAGCCAAAATGCACACCACCTTTTCTGATGCCTATCCTTGGAATGCTTGGGGACCAGATGTCATCGGTGGAAGGGGGGACGATGGCCCAGGAACAACTTCCCAGAGTTCGGGAAGGGCTCAGCATAGCTGGGCAAGGTCGGCTCTCCAGACCCCGTTCTCACTGGGGGTGAGGGTCACGCATGCAACCCTGCACAAGGCACCGGATAGTCCTTTTGTGATTACCGAGGCCGTAGGTTCTCAGGTGAAGAGGAAGCTGGACTTGTCAGGAACACCAGGCTGCGGTGGACAGGAAGTCACTTTCCACACACCGTCCAGATCCCTTGGTGATAATGGCAGGATTAAATGGCTTTCAGGGTCTCATCCAGGCTGAGGAGGAGGTACTTGATTGCCTTTCATCTGCCCCAGACGTAGCGGAGGAGAAGGGCACCCTGTGTGCTGATGTTTGCCATTCTTGCCTTAGGAGGGCACTGCTCTGCAGGACCTGAGGAAGCCCAACAGGGAGGATGCCCCTGAGTTTCATCAGTGAGCCAAGCCCTTTCTGGGACTTCTGCAAGACTCCTGGTGCTTCCATCAGCTGGGCTCCCAGCTTTAGGAAGACAGCATTACCTCATAGATTGCCCGGCGACAGGAAAGCATGGTCTTCTACATTTGAGACCTGCAGGAGatcccccatccctccctgtgctgggctctctGTCGCTGCCCAAGGGGTCGCTGGGGACTCTCTCAAGTCTCCTTACTTACAGGTCCTCAGCCTGAACTCCTCAGTAGTTTTGAGAGGATGAGGGGTCACTACCAAAATCACAGGCAAACCTCCTTGCTGGTACTGGGGGCGGGAATAGGGACTaaaaagcccagggcctgatTCTGATtggatttgagagagagataccTAGAAAGTccacagggagcccaatgggaaGCCCACAAACCCAGCCTCCAAAGGATGAGCTGTGTGGTCTTGTCCTTGGGGGGATTCTGAAATTGCCCTGGACACAGAGATCTGAGGGGGGCAGACAaggaggagggtggaggtggCATGCGGGTCCTGCCCTGAAGAACTCACAGTTAGGTTTGAAAatgagacagacacacagacaacAATCAGAGAATCCCACCACTACTGAAGGCTTGCTGGACACTTGTCACCCAGAGGGAGTGTGCATCTGGATCTGGACTTAAAGCGCAGAGGCGTTTAGGAAAGGCATTCCAAGTTGGTGTAGCACCAGGcaaaaggggagaggaagaatgcTCGGGAGTTGCAAAGAGCTCctgaggaccccccccccccgcccaggccccTGCTCTTCCCTTTGCTCCCCCTGCGATCTCTGGGAGTTTGCTAGCCTGGTCCCGGGGAccgccagcagagggcagcagcaGGAGGCCAAGGCCAGGGCGCCCAAGGCCTCAGGCTGTGTCAGGCTGTGCCCATCACCATATTTCAAAGTTAAGTTTGGCTGCTTCTCTCAAGTCCAGCTTGGAGCTCAGTCAAGCTCCAGAGCAGGCAGTCGGGTCCCACGTTTTGGGGGAGGACTGAGATCcagtcattcatttgttcattcaacagcCACTGATTGTGGATGTGGTTTCCAGCCGTTTTCTGGGGCCCTGGGACGCAGGGGTGAGTGACCCGGTATTGTGACCATCACCACAGAAGCAGGAATGATCAACCCCATGAGGTGGCCACGATTATTATCCCAGCTTTACAGAGAAGGGAACTCAAACACAGGATGTgtgtgacttgcccagggtcacacagccgcTAGGTGGTAGGACCAGGGTTTGAATCCAGGccgtctggctccagagtcttcTTAATGGCTTTGCTTCACAGATCTAACTTGAACAAGTAAATGGTCAAGAAGATTCCAAGTGACTAGAATTGCTAACAAGAAAATAACATGGAGCATTGTAATGGTGACCGGGGTTGAGGCGGGGGAGGAAGAGCCCATTAGCACCCGGACAGTCTCTCTTGGGGTACAGCTCAGGGCCCCTCGTGGACCCTTTTGTCCATGACTGAGCACCCACACACCTCACCCAGAGCACttggaaccccccccccccccaagccatGGGTCCTCGGCAAGGGGTGTACAGAGAGAGGCCTGGACACAGGCTGCAGGGGAAGTCTGAGGCTGAGCTCCCTCAGAGCAGGGTGCTGGGACTTTAAAACACTGGGTCTGTTGGCTTCCATACAGACACTCaaacactcacacatgcacaaaaataCGTATAAATACCCCCAAATCCATGTACACACAATTCCATGTACCCAGAGTCTCACCTGCCCCATGCCTCACCTTCTCGGAGGCTGCCCAGAGCTGTTCCAGGCCCAGACCCGCTCCCTGAAGTCACACCCTGGAAAGTAGGACCCTGGAAATGCATAGGGAAGCAGTTATTTTCACTAGCAGGACATTGATCACTGAGGGAGATGATTTGGTCTCTGACAATATGGAGTTAAGTGGGACCTGCTTCACCTCATGAAGGGCTTACAGGGAATGGAGAAGCCCTGGCTTCTGGCTCTAGGCCTCCCTGTGGAGGTGATATGCCGGCAGAAAGCCCCAGAGTGACTGTATTTCTCGGGCCAGTGGTTTCATGTGGATTGCCTCAGGATCTGGagaaaatgacagattttggaaGTTTTGACTCACTGGATCCAGGGTGGGGCTGAGAGCCTATGATTTTGTCAAGCATTCCAGGCAGTTCTCCTGGGCCCTACTCTGAAGAGCTGCATGAGGGGGCACAAAATCTCTGCCGTCCAGGACAGAGCACACCAGCCCTTGGGTTAGCAGGGACCCAGCTAAGCCCAAGGCGTTGGTTTAGCCCTTAAGTGGCGACTCACATCCCACCTCTTCAGAGCATGACACATGTGTTTGCCTGGACAAACCACTGGTCTGCAGTTGGAGACACTATCTCCCCCCCACACAGGTTGCTGCCGGGGTGGGGAGCACTCCTTCCCAGAATCCGAGCCCAGAgctcctcccaccttcccagcGCTCCATTAGCCACTCAGGGTCACAGGGCAACATCGGTTTGCAAAATCCACTTCCCAACATCTCCAAGGCCAGGCCCCACAGTGACATTCAATCTTTCCCGGCTAATGAGAAGAAAGTCCCTGATTCCTGGCAGGTTCCAAACCACAGAGCGGTTAAGTCATGAGCAAACAACATTCCAGGTCAGAGGCTCTCTCCATGACCCACGGTCTGACTGACCCCTGGTGCTGGTCGATCTCTGACAGTCACAGAGAAGGGAGGCAGCATGGGTCTCAGGCAGGATGGTGATTTGAGGAATGTGAAAGCTGGGCCTTCAGCTGGTACCCCAAGTTCCCCTCCGCTGGCTTGGGGCATGACTAAAAGTGAGAACGGCAGAACGATAGGACTCCGAAGAAAGATCGTCCTGCAGAAACAAGGCCATGCAATTTCAGTACCCATACTCAGGGTGAAGCCTAGGCCTTGAATGTTGTGAGCTTTGGCAGTTCTTTTCATTCTGGCCCAGGGGGCAAATTACGGTTACACTGGCTGCGTCTACGCCTCCACAGGAGACTGCTGACTTCCAcacataatttaaatttgaagttCCCATTTTGAGAACAGGGCATGGTTGCCCTTCTAACTTACTCATACTGGCTTTTTATGGACTCAAGAAATAGGTGGTAAGTGTTCAGGCCACAATTTGTTTGCACAAAATTGATTGACAGGTAACAACAACTGAAAACAGTTCTCAAATCCTGCAGCTTTGCTCGTGAAATGGGCCCTGCAGATCTGAATCTTTATGTAACCTTTGATTCATACAACTTTCAAAGGAAGAAGCCATTACAGACCAATTTACAgatagggagactgaggcccagagagccgACATGCCACTCAGTGCATTAGTCAGGGAGCTAACCTCGAACCGCAGGCTCCCTCTTCCAAATCCTGAACTTTCCGCCCACCAAGCCGCCTCTCTTCCAGCCCTAACAAAGCACACAGAGACCCAGGCCTTGTTCTTCTCCTGGGCATGACCCCAGAGTCAGGGCCCCAGCCCCACAGTAGTCTGAACACCAGCTTCCTTTTCAGGAACGCTCGGAGGCATGACCTTCAGGTTACTCTTTGCAAGAGGCAGCAAAGGAAGACTAGAGCTTGGGTATGTCTCCCAGTTCCTGGTCCAAAAAAACCAACCTGGGGAATGCTATGTCAGAGACTCCTATTGCATCAGAACAAACAACAGGGCTCAAGAGGAATGTGTCCCTGGGGCCCCTAAGGTCTTGTCCTTGGAGCACCCCACTCCATTTCATCCCCTGTGCAAGAGATGTCAATCATTGCATGCCCCTTAGGAAAGGAAACTGACTGCCCTTAGcccttgagagagggagagagactgtgAATCCATAATTACCCTCTTGTTCCAGGTCCTGGGAAGCCTGGAGGAACTTCAGTTTCTATCTTTGGACTCTGATGAGAATCCTGTGTCTGTAGATCAGCTCTACCTCCTCCGGAGCTAACTTGCACAGTGCCCCACTGTTTGCTGATATGGTGCAGGGAGGCGGGGGCCTCAGTTCCAGATTGAGTGAAGAACGGCATCTAGGGGATTCATTTAGAGAGAGGAGCTCTGAAAAGATGATCAGGTTCTAGATCAGGGAAGAACAAGCAAAGAATTCCCCCTCCTGAAGGGGGAATGGAAGAATCTGAGCTTGTCCTATGGATTTTTCCTATGTTTCCCTGACTTAGGAGACAATCCGTAcatcctgggaagccatccacaTGAAATACATGATTGTAACTTCTACCACTTCACAGCTAAAGATACTGTCCTTTATGCACAGTATAAATGAAGGTTGCACACGACCCCACCCCCTTATGCAAATCAGATGGAATTGCATAGTGCttatctgtttccttttctgtttttaaagatttttatttgagagtgagagagagagagatcacacagtgagagggagaagcaaactcattgctgagcagggagcccgatggggacttgatcccaggaccccaggatcacgacctgagctgaaggcagacgcttaactgactgagccacccaggtgccccatctgtctgtttcctcatttttgtcTTGGCTACGAGAAAATTCAGGTGTAACTTTCGTGCTGGTTGATGGAAATTCTCTTGTTCGGGGCTGTTGTATGTGTATCTTCTTTCCTTCTAAAAAGTTTCTGGTCTTCCCTTTTTCTATGTGCCATAACCTAGGGCTCCATATGTGCCTCTACACCATAgcagtttccccatctctttgGTAAGCTGTGTGGATTTGCcctgaaaacagaactgttctgCTCGACATCACAAAAATACTCTTCTCATTGCTCCCAGGGACAGTGCCTGGAGACAAACCACACTGAAGTTTCAGTGACAGGACAGTCTGGGTGCGTTAGAGGCCACGGACATAGGTCCTGTCACCGTCCCCCTGCCAGTGCCAAGGCCACCAGCACGTCCCCGCCCGGCGCTTCCCCCTGCCCCGACCGTCCTGCGGCAGGAACTGGCCAGGGAGAGAACTCTACCGTATATTCACCTCTCATATCCAACCCACTCCTCTGTTGGGGGATTCTTCGCCCATACCCATTCCACGAATACTCATCAAACGTTTCCTGAATATGAAGTGTTCTCTCTGATAATTTTGACGCAAAGAAAACTAACAAAGCACACAAAGTTagtttcatgaaatattttctaatctcATTTTGTGAATGGCATACGCTTGAAGCTGGAATTCACTTTCCTCCCCCAGTTTGCCACATGGGCTCTGTATAATCTCAGCTCCACTTACTCTGGGGTTCCCGGAAACCATCCCTGGTCATGAGCAGGGTTGCTGGCCAACATGGCAATAGaaccctgctcagagggaggttTTATCTCCTGACCGGATGCTGCTGCGTAATCGGACGGGGTGACATCCATAATTTGAATGATGCTAGATCATTTGACAGGCTGGGACGAGGGTGTCCCAGAAGGAAGGGGATGCGGAACGTGGAGGGACTGAGACGGGCTCCGTGGAGACAGACACAACCCACCTGAGCATTGCCTCCTCTGTGATGCTGGCATACGTCACGATATCAAATCAGTGTCCCCAAAGTATGCAGGAGGGAAAGGCTGCTCTTTGTCCTCAAGATCACCCTAGTGATGATAGGGAGGCCATGAGCACTTGCGCAGGGTAAGGGGACTCTTGGCACGAAGCCTCGTTACCCACGGGGGATACTACTGGATGTTCCAGTCTGGTGGGGCAAGGCTTCCGGGCGCAGCTCGTAGATAACTCTAACAGCACCCACATCACAGACCGGGCTGGGCTAGCCATGGGCAGGCACAGAGGGCAGGAGACGTTGGCATCCAGTAGTGGCAACACGCAGGGGAGAAGGAACTGCATCTCCTGGAGGCTGAGGTCTACTGCCCTGACACAGACTGGCCCTCCACTGGTCCCTCTGGTGGGCCGTGGGGTCCTCACTGAGGAAAGAGGGGGTTGACTTTGCCCTTTCCATGGCCGACTCTGACCTGCTGCTGCGCTCTTAGGAAGGACCAGAAACCCTCGAGGCCCACTGTCAACTTCTCTTTGCTTCCTCATCCCACACACACTTCCCCTTtatttccctcccatccccatgAAGGAATGAGTCAACATTAGGGGGGCCATGAATTCCCTTTCAGAGCCACAGGGGACACAGAAGGAAGGCCAGGAGAGGGCTGAGGAAGCTGCCTCCTCAGGCTGGGAATTCACAGACGGCCAGGAAGGAGGAGTGGCAGGAAATGTCATTCCAGAGCCCGTCCTCGAGGATGGTCACACAGTCCTCCCCGGAGTCATGGTCGTTAGGCTCATTTGTCTTCCAGTTGCTGTAGGTCAGCCTCCCTCCTTGTCACATACATAAACTGGCCTTCAGTCACCTCGTCCGTGATGCCCAGGAAGGCCAAGTTCTTGGCCACATTCTGGATGGCTTCGTTCTCCTCGGCATTCTTAGGGGTGGCCACAGTGCCCTGGAGCTCGGCACACAGAGCCTTCACTTTGGAAAAAGGCATTGTTTCACCATTGGTCATGTAGAGCTTCTTCCCAGTCTTTTTGCCCAAGGAGAATGTTTGCACTGAAATCACAATGGATGGGAGGGTTTGACTGGGCTTGGAGCTCAGCCCAGGACACTAGGGGGAAAAGCCCTGCTCTGGGAATTCAGGACTCTGAAAAATAGCCCCATGCTCAATCACCAGGTCAGATCCTAGTCAGGAAGCCCTCTTCAGCTGTAGAGCAAGTCCCTGGCAGAAAGCTCACGCCCTCCTGGAAGATCCCACCCTGGAGACAAATATCTGTTACAAACTGGCCCAGTACAGGGGGACGGAGGGAAACATGCTCGGGCCACCCTGCCAGTCTTGGGCACCAGGCGTGGATGGAGAGCCATTGGAGACCCGGGGTTGCCAAAGAGCGAGCCAAGATTCTGGAAGCATTAGACCTTCACATGCAATCCTTCCTCTGCTACTTCCTAGCTGTGGGACCGTGAGTGAATTATCTACACTTCCCGGACTGATTTTTCCTCACCTGCAAATGAAATGGGTCTAATCCTCACAAATAAGGCCAGTGAGAGGATTGAATGGAAGCATACTGTGAGAGAAGGCTGACCCAGCACAGGCCACGGGATACGGTAAGTGTTCATAATTGTTAGTCCTCGACCACCCTCCCCGAAACCTAGAGCACACAAGAAAATGGTGAGAGCCAAGAACACACGGGGGGGCAGGAAACAAGCTTACACTTTTTGACGTGGTCCAGTTCTGATTTCAGACTCCTTACCTCCCTCTCTAGGTTAGCCAGCTTCGTCTCAGCAACTGCGAAGCAATAGGAGGAAGGTCATTTAATGAGAAGACCCTCGATTGGAGAGGGAAGTATTTTGCcaaaggcggggtgggggggggaagagctCACTGAAGAGTATGCTTATTCtagaaaaacaagaaaccaaaacgaagccaaaggaagaaaacCTCTGGATTTCTGCCTTCTGAGATTCACTTATTAGCTCTTGTAAACTATTAACTctgaactaataataataaaaaataacttattttttttgtgACTCTGGACCTTTTTGTTCACATACTGCTTAAATGTTGCAATATTATAACTATTTATAAGAAAAAGCCCAACTcatgattctcctttttgaaaattttccttgaccattctctttcatttcttatccAGGCAAACTTATCAATCTGATGGGCCAGCTGGCGAATATTAACAAGAGGCCatcattttacttttgttgtGACTGAATTTACTTCCTTTGACCCTGAATGAAGTTGCCATGACGTTCCCTACGATTCAGGGGTCCTAGGAAACC
Coding sequences within it:
- the MBL2 gene encoding LOW QUALITY PROTEIN: mannose-binding protein C (The sequence of the model RefSeq protein was modified relative to this genomic sequence to represent the inferred CDS: deleted 1 base in 1 codon) is translated as MDVINQDHAPVFVASCPSVCADNSQLKSRSLGRCPEDMPSNHLRHPGQRWTRRTQGRKGRARARAPGLQGPPGKMGPPGDIGAPGASGPKGPKGDRGDSSVAETKLANLEREVRSLKSELDHVKKLQTFSLGKKTGKKLYMTNGETMPFSKVKALCAELQGTVATPKNAEENEAIQNVAKNLAFLGITDEVTEGQFMYVTGGRLTYSNWKTNEPNDHDSGEDCVTILEDGLWNDISCHSSFLAVCEFPA